The Candidatus Dormiibacterota bacterium genome segment CCCGGATCGAGCCGCTCGACCCGGACCCGGCCCGAGGTGACCGCCGCGGCCGCGAAGAAGTAGGAGGCTGATGAATAGTCCCCCTCGATCTCCATGTCGCAGGGACGGTACGGGCGCCCCGCGGGCACCCGGAAGAGGTTCGGCTCGGGACCGGCGGGGAAGGTCTCGACGTCGGCCCCGAATCTGCGCATCACGTCGATGGTCAGGTCGACGTAGGGGCGGGACACGAGCGGCCCTTCGATCTCAACCTGCACGCCGAGGGGGGCGGCGGGGGCGGCCAGGAGGATCGCCGACAGATACTGGCTGCTCGTGCCGCCGCGCAGGCGCGTCGTGCCGCCCTGGAGCCCCGGACCGCCGACGCGCACGGGGGGGCATCCGTCGCCGTGCAAGGACACCGCCCCGGCTCCCAGATTGCGTAACGCCACGAGCAGGTCCTCGATCGGGCGCTGGCGCATCCGCTCGTCGCCGTCGATGACATACTCGCCGCGTCCGAGCGTCAGCATCGCGGTGAGGAAGCGCATCGCGGTGCCGGCGTTCCCGACCGACAGGCGGGCGTTTCCGGCGGGGATGGCGCCGCCCCGCCCCTCGATTTCGACTTCGGGCGCCTCCACCGGTCCAGACAGGCGCGTGGCGATTCCGACCGCGTCGAGCGCCGTGATCAGGTGACGCGAGTCGTCGGCCAGGAGCGGATGACGAAGTCGCGATCGTCCGGCGGCCAGGGCCGCGGCGACGAGGGCCCGCTGTGTCGCGCTCTTGGACGGCGGGGCGGGGACGCTGCCGCGCGCGATCTTGACGGTCGCGATCGGTCGATCGGATGACACCTTCGAGTCCTCCGCGGGGATTGAATCGTACACGAGATCGCGGCCACTTGACGCCGTCGCGGCACGTCTCTATCTTCTCCTTCTCGCAGCTCGGTGATCCACTGGGAGTCGTGACGTGATTCTCCGAAGAGGTCGATTCGCCCTGGTCGCGGGCCTCGTGACGTTCGCGGCCCTCCTGATCGGTCTGGGCAGCCTTCTGATCGGGGCGCAGACGCCGGCGCGGCCGCGTACCGCCGTCAAGGAGGCGGGCCGGCACAGCGGCGACGACGGTGGGTTCTCGGTGACGCTGACGGAGCCGAGCGAGGCGTACCTGGTGGGGATCAAGAGGATCGTCATCGAGGCGCAGATCCCGCCGGGCGATTCCGTGGTCGGCGCCGACTTCTTCGTGGACGGCCGGCTGGTGGCGACCGACCGCAAGGCTCCCTACTCCACCGAAATGGACTTCGGACAGGAGATAAGGAGGCACACGATCATCGTGACCGCCTTGACCGCCGGCGGCCGGCGCGCCAAGGTCTCCTTCATCTCGCGGGCGGCCGACCTGGAGGGAGACGGGGCCGTGCCTCTCACGCTCGTCCCCGCCGTCGTGCGCGATGCGGGAGGCCGGCTCGTCGACGGCCTGTCCGTCGGTGATTTCGTCCTGGTCGAGAACGGCGCCCGCCAGCCGATCGTGCACTTCGACGACGACCCGGTGCCTCAGTCGATCGTGGTGACGATCCAGGCCACAGCACCCGAGGAAGCGCGGGATGCCCTGCTGCACGGCGCGGCCTCCTTCGCCGACTCGCTCCTGTCCTTCGACGCGATCGGTCTGGTCGAGGTCGGGGCGATTCTGCCGGACGACGGCGCGGCGCGCGCGGTCGCCCTTCGTCCAGAAAAGAAGAAGAAGGACGCCTCGGCGACCCCCGAGGCCACGCCTCCGCTGGTCGCCGCGTTCTCCTTCGACCATGCCCTTTTCGAGCAGCGCCTGTCCGATCTCGACGGCCGCGCCGATCGGCCGACCGGCGCTCCGCTCGCCGTCGCGCTCCAGGAGGCCACGCGCGGCCTGCAGACCCGACCGCGCGGGCGCGTCCTCCTCCTGCTCCTCTCGGGTCCGGGACCTCGGGTGGCGGAGGCCGCCCTGTTCCCCCGGCCCGACCCGACCCCCACCCCCTCGACCCACGTCGCGCGGGAGGAACCGGATCATGCCGCGGACCAGGATCTCCCCGCCGCCCTCGACGCCATCAAGCGATCGGGGGCGACCCTGCACGTGGTGGTCTACGGCGGGGTGGAGAGCGCTCCCTTTCCGCAGATCAAGAAGACGGCCGAGGAGACCGGTGGCGAGTTCCTGGTGACGGCGAGCGCCGAGGCGGTCGACGCCGCCTGCCGCCGCATCGCCGAGTCGCTCCTGCATCAGTATCTCGTCAGCTTCGCGCCCGCCTCCCCCGAGCACGAAGGGTGGCGGACGATCGAGCTGCGCCTGCGCCGGGCCGGCCTCGCCGTGCAGGCACGCAGGAGCTACTTCGCTTCGCAGCCTCTGAAGCGGCCGTGACGACGGCCCCGGCCACCACCCTGCCGGCGAGGAGCGTCCCCTCCTGGCCCGCTCTCTCTCTTCTCGCGTTGCTCGGCTTCTGGACCCTGCGTCTCGTCGCCGTGCCGGGGCGCGGCTGCTTTCTCGATCTGGTCAACCTGGCCTTCCACGAGGCCGGCCATCTTTTCCTGACGCCGTTCGGATCGACGGTGCATTACCTGGGAGGCACACTCGGCCAGCTCGCGGTCCCGGCGCTGCTCGCGGCGTACTTCCTTCTCTTCGGCCAGGCCTCCCCGCTGGGAGCCGCCGTGTGCGCCTGGTGGCTCGGAGAGAACCTGGTGAACATCTCGGTCTACATGGCCGACGCGCGCGACCTCGCCCTGCCGCTCGTCGGCGGCGGCGACCACGACTGGAACGAGCTGTTCTACCGGTTCGGCCTGCTCGGGGAGACCAGCGTGCGGGTCGTCTCCACCGGCACTCTGTGTGCGGGGATCGTGCTGATGCTGCTCGGTCTCGGCTGGGTGACGTTTTTCGCGCTCCCCTCCAGGACCAGGGAGGCCCTCACCGCCGCCGTCGAGGCGCAGGCGCCGGCGCTGCTGTTTCTTCTGAAGGACTCGAGAGACTAGGTCAGGCGGGACTGCTGTTCGAGGCGTCGCCGTTTCGCGGGGCCCGCTTCACGTTGGCCGGCGTCTCCTCCGTCTCCCGGGACTGCCAGTTGATCGCCCGGCACT includes the following:
- the aroA gene encoding 3-phosphoshikimate 1-carboxyvinyltransferase, producing MSSDRPIATVKIARGSVPAPPSKSATQRALVAAALAAGRSRLRHPLLADDSRHLITALDAVGIATRLSGPVEAPEVEIEGRGGAIPAGNARLSVGNAGTAMRFLTAMLTLGRGEYVIDGDERMRQRPIEDLLVALRNLGAGAVSLHGDGCPPVRVGGPGLQGGTTRLRGGTSSQYLSAILLAAPAAPLGVQVEIEGPLVSRPYVDLTIDVMRRFGADVETFPAGPEPNLFRVPAGRPYRPCDMEIEGDYSSASYFFAAAAVTSGRVRVERLDPGSRQGDAEFVRLLERMGCRVTRGDSWVEVQGTGSLRGIDADCGAMPDIVPTLAVVALFAGSPTRITGVPHLKLKESDRIAALVSGIERLGGSAASAPDGLAIEPCPLRGARVETYSDHRMAMAFAVAGLRVPGVVIVDPDCVSKSFPGFWDLFDRLASGGF